A single region of the Rhodococcus sp. W8901 genome encodes:
- a CDS encoding PDR/VanB family oxidoreductase yields MNTTDVSSAGSSASLLTGPTLAALRVESREEVSADVVSLTLADPLGRRLTPWTPGSHIDLILPNGMSRQYSLCGNRWDTYRYRIAVLNEPDGRGGSRWIHENVREGDVLGHGGPRNHFPLVPADRYLFIAGGIGITPMIPMIDQAERTDRPWRLVYGGRSRQSMAFFDDLERLGDHVHFAPQDEVGLLDLDAILADEGPGTKVYCCGPAGLLEAVEAACRHLPPYTLHTERFTASAAESSQDRPFTLRLTRSGTDIDVPPGVSALDALAGAGIGILSSCRQGTCGTCEVTVVDGVPDHRDSVLSEVDRQAGDCMISCVSRAQTERLVLDL; encoded by the coding sequence ATGAACACGACCGATGTGAGCAGTGCCGGCAGTTCAGCGTCCCTGCTGACCGGCCCGACGCTGGCTGCGTTGCGCGTGGAATCCCGCGAGGAGGTTTCCGCCGATGTCGTGTCGCTGACGCTGGCCGATCCTCTCGGCCGGCGCCTCACGCCGTGGACACCCGGATCGCACATCGATCTGATCCTGCCCAACGGTATGTCGCGCCAGTACTCACTCTGCGGAAACCGCTGGGATACATACCGTTACCGGATCGCTGTGCTGAACGAGCCTGATGGACGCGGTGGGTCGCGATGGATTCACGAGAACGTCCGCGAAGGCGACGTGCTCGGCCACGGCGGGCCGAGGAACCACTTCCCCCTGGTTCCCGCCGACCGCTACTTGTTCATTGCCGGCGGCATCGGTATCACGCCGATGATCCCGATGATCGATCAAGCAGAGCGGACCGACCGCCCGTGGCGCCTGGTGTACGGGGGCCGCAGTCGGCAGTCGATGGCATTTTTCGACGATCTCGAGAGATTGGGGGATCACGTGCACTTTGCGCCCCAGGACGAGGTCGGCCTCCTCGATCTCGACGCGATCCTGGCCGATGAGGGTCCAGGAACGAAGGTCTACTGCTGTGGGCCGGCCGGACTGCTGGAAGCGGTCGAAGCTGCCTGCCGACACCTGCCGCCGTACACACTGCACACAGAGCGGTTCACGGCATCGGCAGCAGAATCGTCACAGGATCGACCGTTCACACTCCGACTCACCCGATCGGGCACCGACATCGATGTTCCTCCCGGGGTGAGCGCCCTCGACGCACTCGCCGGAGCGGGAATCGGAATCCTCTCGTCCTGCCGCCAGGGAACGTGCGGAACCTGCGAGGTCACCGTGGTCGACGGAGTACCCGATCACCGTGACAGCGTGCTCAGTGAAGTCGACCGACAGGCGGGCGACTGCATGATTTCGTGCGTCTCGCGAGCACAGACCGAGCGCCTCGTCCTCGACTTGTAA
- a CDS encoding flavin-containing monooxygenase, with product MTPTTFTTDEAHPREVARPGHYDACLPIVEDDDFLEQAVQSAELPALLAALALANADPSLLADELRPPLPPMDSVIAPQGGMSTEAQKSARRVAANALKAFRDRGSVPAAQPSEEFLAHIMRFLTKDASDDYLPLLRHELGIPNDYGAPAWKKSEVAPEIDFSVAIIGAGISGMAAAHRLQQAGIEYVVFEKNTEVGGTWWENVYPGCRLDTPNFAYSYSFAQKADWPQQFSTRDEIETYLQDVATTFDLRPNVEFGTEVTSLSFDDDSGTWTVTTETADGIRGIRRVNAVITAVGQLNRPNIPQIPGLDSFAGRCFHSSQWDTSVDLSGLRVAVVGTGASAYQIVPSIAGTVQHLSVFQRNAPWMLPTPGYLADIPAGMAWLLRHVPHYGRWYRFWQFWIAAEGRLPFVEADPDWTEEGSTSANNAELRRQLLTHLSRQLEGHPDLLEKMTPKYPPGAKRMLRDNGMWATTLMQSHVDLVTDGIEAVTPAGIRTVDGVLHEVDVIVFATGFRASDYLEPITITGRGGKDLHESWGGDARAYMGITVPSFPNLFMLMGPNTGVVVNGSALYMAECAAEYTVECLGELLRARKQNIEPHAEAMDEFCDRVDAGNRLRTWGVADVHTWYRNRFGRATQVWPFSLLEFYQLTRTPDLSAFDLTGDFR from the coding sequence ATGACCCCCACCACCTTCACCACGGACGAAGCGCACCCGCGCGAGGTCGCTCGGCCCGGGCACTACGACGCCTGCCTACCGATCGTCGAGGACGACGACTTCCTCGAGCAGGCGGTACAAAGTGCGGAACTTCCGGCTCTACTTGCCGCCCTGGCACTGGCGAATGCCGATCCGTCGTTGCTTGCCGACGAGCTTCGGCCTCCGCTGCCTCCGATGGACTCGGTGATCGCTCCACAAGGGGGAATGTCCACCGAGGCCCAGAAGTCGGCCCGCAGGGTCGCTGCCAACGCCCTCAAGGCCTTTCGTGATCGAGGATCCGTCCCGGCGGCGCAGCCTTCCGAGGAATTTCTCGCACACATCATGCGCTTCCTGACCAAGGACGCGAGCGACGACTACCTGCCCCTGCTGCGACACGAACTGGGAATCCCGAACGACTACGGCGCCCCGGCGTGGAAGAAGTCGGAGGTTGCCCCCGAGATCGATTTCAGCGTGGCGATCATCGGCGCCGGAATCTCCGGCATGGCCGCCGCACACCGGCTGCAGCAGGCCGGGATCGAGTACGTGGTGTTCGAGAAGAACACCGAGGTCGGCGGCACCTGGTGGGAGAACGTCTACCCCGGTTGTCGACTCGACACCCCGAACTTCGCCTACAGCTACTCGTTCGCGCAGAAAGCCGACTGGCCGCAGCAGTTCTCCACGCGGGACGAGATCGAGACCTATCTGCAGGACGTGGCAACCACGTTCGACCTGCGACCCAACGTCGAGTTCGGGACCGAAGTGACTTCCCTGTCGTTCGACGACGACAGCGGAACCTGGACCGTTACCACCGAGACCGCGGACGGAATCCGCGGAATCCGGCGGGTGAACGCCGTGATTACCGCTGTCGGACAGCTCAATCGGCCCAATATTCCTCAGATCCCCGGGCTCGACTCGTTCGCGGGACGTTGCTTCCACTCGTCGCAGTGGGACACGTCGGTGGATCTGAGCGGACTGAGGGTAGCCGTGGTCGGGACCGGCGCGAGCGCGTACCAGATCGTTCCCTCGATCGCCGGCACGGTGCAGCATCTGAGCGTCTTCCAACGGAATGCCCCGTGGATGCTCCCCACGCCCGGCTACCTCGCGGATATCCCTGCCGGCATGGCCTGGCTGCTGCGCCATGTCCCGCACTACGGACGGTGGTATCGCTTCTGGCAGTTCTGGATTGCCGCAGAAGGGCGTCTGCCTTTCGTCGAAGCAGATCCCGACTGGACAGAAGAGGGCAGCACCTCGGCAAACAATGCCGAGCTACGCCGTCAGTTGCTGACCCACCTCAGCAGACAGCTCGAGGGTCATCCGGACCTCCTGGAGAAGATGACGCCGAAGTACCCACCGGGCGCCAAGCGCATGCTTCGCGACAACGGCATGTGGGCAACGACGCTCATGCAATCGCATGTCGATCTCGTCACCGACGGAATCGAGGCCGTCACTCCGGCGGGGATCCGCACGGTCGACGGCGTCCTGCACGAGGTCGACGTCATCGTCTTCGCAACCGGATTTCGGGCTTCCGACTACCTTGAACCGATCACCATCACCGGGCGCGGCGGGAAGGACCTCCACGAATCGTGGGGCGGCGACGCACGGGCGTACATGGGTATCACGGTCCCGTCCTTTCCGAATCTCTTCATGCTCATGGGCCCGAACACCGGTGTCGTCGTCAATGGCAGCGCCCTGTACATGGCCGAGTGTGCGGCCGAGTACACCGTCGAGTGTCTCGGCGAACTCCTCCGTGCACGAAAGCAGAACATCGAGCCGCACGCCGAAGCGATGGACGAATTCTGCGACCGGGTCGACGCGGGAAATCGTCTCCGCACCTGGGGGGTTGCCGACGTACACACCTGGTACCGCAACCGATTCGGCCGCGCCACGCAGGTCTGGCCGTTCTCACTGCTCGAGTTCTACCAGCTGACGCGGACACCGGATCTGTCGGCATTCGACCTCACGGGCGACTTCCGATGA
- a CDS encoding alpha/beta fold hydrolase, with protein sequence MYEKKSLIADGFHTTYIEAGNPDKDTIVLIHDGGFGSTAELCWSEMIPHLTDRFHVLAPDLLGWGGTDKAVFLDRPPFAPRVKHIAAFCQELGVDRAHFVGASFGGSMVMRAITDPTSPWPVDRAVSISGTGGPYRLPEGIAALADYTPSLEDAARMTGYMVRSLDGMDEHIRQRFENSLIPGHWEAMAAPRLSNPSVERTQIADPFLDLLAATQIPVLLVEGTRDELLESGWSKKLADLTPMARAAELDYAHEPNIDAPAETAGLIVDFLTGGLE encoded by the coding sequence ATGTACGAGAAGAAGTCACTCATCGCCGACGGGTTCCACACCACCTACATCGAGGCCGGCAACCCCGACAAGGACACGATCGTCCTGATCCACGACGGCGGTTTCGGGTCCACCGCCGAACTGTGCTGGTCCGAGATGATCCCGCACCTCACCGATCGTTTCCACGTTCTCGCCCCCGACCTGCTCGGATGGGGCGGAACCGACAAGGCGGTCTTCCTCGACCGGCCGCCGTTCGCGCCCCGGGTGAAGCACATCGCGGCGTTCTGCCAGGAACTCGGAGTGGACCGGGCTCACTTCGTCGGGGCCTCCTTCGGTGGGTCGATGGTCATGCGCGCAATCACCGATCCCACGAGCCCGTGGCCGGTCGACCGCGCGGTGAGCATCTCCGGAACGGGCGGACCGTACCGGCTGCCCGAGGGCATCGCCGCCCTGGCCGACTACACGCCCAGCCTCGAGGATGCCGCCCGAATGACCGGATACATGGTGCGGAGTCTGGACGGAATGGACGAGCACATCCGACAGCGGTTCGAGAACAGCCTCATTCCCGGGCACTGGGAGGCGATGGCCGCGCCTCGACTGAGCAACCCGTCGGTCGAGCGAACCCAGATCGCCGACCCGTTCCTCGATCTCTTGGCCGCGACACAGATCCCGGTGCTGCTCGTCGAGGGCACGCGTGACGAACTCCTCGAGTCGGGATGGTCGAAGAAGCTCGCCGATCTCACCCCGATGGCACGCGCAGCGGAACTCGACTACGCGCACGAACCCAACATCGATGCACCCGCCGAGACCGCCGGCCTCATCGTCGACTTCCTCACCGGAGGTCTCGAATGA
- a CDS encoding SDR family NAD(P)-dependent oxidoreductase, translating to MTTTIITGGASGIGRAVVDELRNDGHRTIVIDIAEPPADGFTDLYIRADLSSSEGISTVLESLAGQEIDNLVHCAAMGQWSSFRDTPRDAWERILRTNLEGTIAITQAVVPLMPRGSRIVLFASGTVFKGARNLFAYVASKAGVIGFARCLADELGDDEITVNVVSPGITATPMITDMAHTEENNIASRSIKRRAYPEDIVGPVKFLLGPGAAFVTGQTICVDGGSVKN from the coding sequence ATGACCACAACGATCATTACCGGAGGCGCCAGCGGCATCGGCCGAGCTGTCGTCGACGAACTGCGCAACGACGGACATCGCACAATCGTCATCGATATCGCCGAACCCCCAGCCGACGGGTTCACCGACCTCTACATCCGGGCAGACCTCAGCTCGTCGGAAGGCATCTCGACTGTCCTCGAATCCCTTGCCGGACAGGAGATAGACAACCTCGTCCATTGCGCCGCCATGGGACAATGGTCATCGTTCCGCGATACCCCCCGGGATGCCTGGGAGCGCATCCTGCGCACAAACCTCGAGGGAACGATCGCCATCACCCAAGCAGTCGTACCTCTGATGCCGCGGGGATCGCGGATCGTGCTCTTCGCCTCCGGCACCGTGTTCAAGGGCGCCAGGAACCTCTTCGCATACGTCGCGTCGAAGGCCGGCGTGATCGGCTTCGCGCGCTGCCTGGCAGATGAACTCGGCGATGACGAGATCACGGTCAACGTCGTCAGCCCGGGCATCACAGCGACACCGATGATCACGGACATGGCCCACACCGAAGAGAACAACATCGCCAGCCGCTCGATCAAGCGACGGGCATACCCGGAGGACATCGTCGGCCCGGTGAAGTTCCTGCTCGGCCCCGGTGCGGCCTTCGTCACCGGCCAGACGATCTGTGTCGACGGCGGCTCGGTCAAGAACTGA
- a CDS encoding alpha/beta fold hydrolase, producing the protein MELAEAVAPHSDRPTVVLLHSLGTDHRLWRHQISSLTTHYDLSTPDSRGHGKSSATGAINLDAWSDDLYRVVKDRGPVHLVGLSMGGLQAIAFAAKHPDLVRSVTIANSFARLPIDVADARVNGSTESITRNGMAAFAKEYLDQTLTQPLDSSDYAALYDAISAMTPESYLASAAATFRADVVPLLDSITCPALVVTGELDAKIPSERTAEIIGGIAHAEHEVVPRAGHLSCIENPAHFNAVITSFLARVDERATID; encoded by the coding sequence ATGGAACTCGCGGAAGCTGTCGCACCCCACTCCGATCGACCGACGGTTGTTCTGCTGCACAGCCTCGGCACGGACCACCGGCTCTGGCGCCATCAAATCAGCTCCCTGACAACACACTACGATCTGTCGACGCCGGACAGCCGGGGACACGGCAAGTCCTCGGCGACCGGAGCGATCAACCTCGATGCCTGGTCCGATGACCTCTACCGGGTCGTCAAGGATCGCGGTCCCGTGCACCTGGTCGGACTGTCCATGGGTGGGCTGCAGGCGATCGCCTTTGCCGCAAAGCACCCCGACCTGGTCCGTAGCGTCACCATCGCCAACTCGTTCGCGCGACTCCCGATCGACGTCGCCGACGCCCGCGTCAACGGCTCCACGGAGTCGATCACTCGCAACGGCATGGCCGCATTCGCAAAGGAGTACCTCGACCAAACACTCACACAGCCACTCGACAGCTCCGACTACGCCGCCCTCTACGACGCGATTTCCGCGATGACCCCCGAGTCGTACCTCGCGTCTGCGGCGGCGACGTTCCGCGCCGACGTGGTTCCCCTACTCGACTCGATCACCTGCCCCGCGCTCGTTGTCACAGGCGAACTCGACGCCAAGATTCCGAGCGAACGCACGGCCGAGATCATCGGCGGCATCGCCCACGCCGAGCATGAGGTCGTTCCCCGCGCCGGCCACCTGTCGTGCATCGAGAACCCCGCCCACTTCAATGCGGTGATCACGTCCTTCCTCGCGCGCGTCGACGAGCGCGCCACCATCGACTAG
- a CDS encoding tautomerase family protein has product MPIINVNHASPLTAEQIEALMEGLTEVYTSVTKANPAAVHVLVQQVPTERWAVGGESLSRRNAKS; this is encoded by the coding sequence ATGCCCATCATCAATGTCAATCACGCCAGCCCACTGACCGCGGAACAGATCGAAGCACTGATGGAGGGCCTGACCGAGGTCTACACGTCGGTCACCAAGGCGAATCCCGCGGCGGTCCACGTACTGGTCCAGCAGGTCCCCACGGAACGCTGGGCTGTCGGAGGCGAAAGCCTGTCCAGGCGCAACGCGAAGTCTTGA
- a CDS encoding MFS transporter, translating into MDLYDLTIILYLAPTIGPLLFPAHNATLQLTFVYASFAVTLLFRPLGSALFGAYADRNGRKQAMMFAILGVGLSTACMGAVPTYATIGFAAPILFLALRIVQGVFVGGVVASTHTLGTETVAPEHRGLMSGLVAGGGAGAGAVVASIVYFVVSAVVPSEDFGVYGWRVMFFTGLLTAAFSFYIYRRTEESPLWHGKSSGPAVRKSPLRVIFGPRYRKTTSLNIALAAGGATAYYLTVGFFPTFFGANLGIGKTTSAMILIVANVGVIAGGALGGHLSDRIGRRAVFLWFGVPNVVLLPLLYLWLASLSSGSIALVTVISTAMAVIVMAGSAPVLIFLNERFPTEIRATGTGLSWNIGFAIGGIMPAIVTAVSPSVSDIPVRLAIAITVAAIVFLLAALSVRETRHLGLGEHDQAEPSEAAVVAAHDRA; encoded by the coding sequence ATGGATCTCTACGATCTGACGATCATCCTCTACCTCGCCCCTACTATCGGGCCGCTTCTGTTCCCCGCCCACAACGCGACGCTCCAATTGACGTTCGTCTACGCATCTTTCGCGGTGACCCTCCTCTTCCGCCCGCTCGGTTCTGCGCTGTTCGGCGCCTACGCCGATCGCAACGGGCGCAAGCAAGCGATGATGTTCGCGATTCTGGGTGTCGGGCTGTCGACCGCGTGCATGGGAGCGGTGCCGACATACGCGACCATCGGATTTGCTGCTCCGATCCTCTTCCTCGCCTTGCGCATCGTGCAGGGGGTGTTCGTCGGCGGCGTCGTCGCTTCGACCCACACGCTCGGAACCGAAACTGTCGCACCGGAACATCGCGGGCTGATGTCGGGTTTGGTCGCCGGCGGCGGCGCCGGCGCCGGCGCCGTGGTCGCTTCGATCGTGTACTTCGTCGTTTCGGCCGTCGTTCCCAGCGAGGACTTCGGCGTCTACGGATGGCGCGTGATGTTCTTCACCGGCCTTCTGACTGCGGCCTTCAGCTTCTACATCTACCGACGCACCGAGGAATCGCCTCTGTGGCATGGGAAGTCGTCGGGACCGGCAGTCCGAAAGTCGCCTCTTCGAGTCATCTTCGGGCCGCGCTACCGCAAGACGACGTCGCTCAACATCGCCCTCGCCGCGGGCGGAGCAACCGCGTACTACCTCACGGTTGGCTTCTTCCCGACCTTCTTCGGCGCGAACCTCGGGATCGGCAAGACGACCTCGGCCATGATCCTGATCGTCGCCAACGTGGGGGTCATCGCGGGTGGAGCCCTGGGCGGGCACCTCAGCGACCGGATCGGCCGGCGGGCGGTCTTCCTCTGGTTCGGCGTGCCCAACGTCGTGCTTCTACCCTTGCTCTACCTCTGGCTCGCATCCCTGAGCTCGGGCTCGATCGCCCTGGTCACCGTCATATCGACCGCGATGGCTGTGATCGTCATGGCTGGCTCCGCACCGGTACTGATCTTCCTCAACGAACGCTTCCCCACCGAGATTCGCGCGACGGGCACCGGGCTGAGCTGGAACATCGGCTTCGCAATCGGTGGAATCATGCCCGCGATCGTGACGGCCGTCAGCCCGAGCGTCAGCGACATCCCGGTCCGACTGGCCATCGCCATCACGGTCGCCGCGATTGTCTTCCTCCTGGCGGCACTCAGCGTGCGTGAGACCCGCCATCTCGGCCTCGGCGAGCACGATCAGGCCGAGCCTTCGGAAGCCGCCGTGGTTGCGGCCCACGACCGAGCCTGA
- a CDS encoding IclR family transcriptional regulator, producing the protein MIEAIPAERTCFLRALSWKFSKAASWPSGRHGCDVICTIDMWFLNAQRAFRIAKRIFRRWFRYGDSMVESRATDTLGSVNRALSLLELLAENNGLTVTQLADRLGVGKTTAFRLAKTLVERGWVEKDDELRYRLGPGLLSLAPGLQVGQDIRSRLRPIMDELHDETQETIHLTVLQGRYVIYVEQLVSPKPVHSVSTLGSRSPAHCVSPGLAQLAALPDDAVDWVLAGPLRRYTERSLTDPADVRKELQHVRSTGYAVNRGGFRAEVGGVGVAVLNDRGKPIAALSVCMPIYRMQTTDLEAVGAHLVSAAADAHRVLEVSR; encoded by the coding sequence GTGATCGAAGCGATCCCCGCAGAGCGAACCTGCTTTCTGCGGGCACTGTCCTGGAAATTCTCCAAAGCTGCCTCCTGGCCGAGTGGTCGTCACGGCTGTGACGTGATCTGCACCATAGACATGTGGTTCCTTAATGCTCAACGAGCGTTCCGCATTGCGAAACGAATCTTCCGTCGTTGGTTCCGTTATGGTGATTCCATGGTCGAATCGCGCGCAACGGACACGCTCGGCTCCGTCAATCGGGCGCTCTCACTCCTGGAGCTCCTGGCGGAGAACAACGGACTCACTGTCACCCAGCTGGCGGACCGCCTCGGCGTCGGCAAGACGACGGCATTTCGCCTGGCCAAGACGCTTGTCGAGCGTGGATGGGTGGAGAAGGACGACGAGCTGCGATACCGACTGGGGCCAGGATTGCTCAGCCTTGCGCCGGGTCTTCAAGTCGGGCAAGACATTCGGAGCAGGCTCCGGCCGATCATGGATGAACTCCACGACGAGACGCAGGAGACCATTCACCTCACCGTGCTCCAGGGGAGGTACGTCATCTATGTCGAGCAGCTCGTCTCGCCGAAGCCGGTCCACTCGGTGAGCACGCTCGGCAGCCGGTCTCCCGCGCACTGCGTGTCGCCGGGGCTTGCGCAGCTGGCGGCACTGCCCGATGACGCGGTCGACTGGGTTCTGGCGGGTCCGCTGCGCCGATACACCGAACGGTCGCTGACCGACCCGGCGGATGTTCGCAAGGAGCTGCAGCACGTCCGGTCGACCGGATATGCGGTGAATCGGGGAGGCTTTCGGGCCGAGGTCGGCGGCGTCGGGGTGGCTGTCCTCAATGATCGTGGGAAGCCCATCGCGGCTCTCTCGGTCTGCATGCCCATCTATCGGATGCAGACGACGGATTTGGAAGCGGTTGGTGCGCATCTTGTTTCGGCCGCAGCTGATGCCCACCGGGTGCTCGAGGTTTCCCGCTGA
- a CDS encoding SDR family NAD(P)-dependent oxidoreductase — translation MSDSRQSSSAAIGQEFSRPEVGHVEGESAGRRFLVTGAASGIGRETAILLGLRGSRVVVVDRSLESVSKVSADINASGGEAVALVADISNEADVERMIADAMSAFGGLDGAFNNAGISAAGAYSFGTALADTDVADFRELVDVNLVGMFLCLKHELRHLRSGASIVNNASAAGLIGVSHGAAYVASKHGAVGLTKAAALEGSSKGIRVNATCPGFVETPMLLENATDEGKQARRAMTPMGRLGQASEIAELVAWLLSPASSFVTGACIPVDGGLTVGGSR, via the coding sequence ATGTCGGATTCTCGCCAAAGTTCCAGTGCTGCAATCGGTCAAGAGTTCAGCCGTCCGGAGGTGGGCCATGTCGAGGGGGAGTCCGCGGGGCGTAGATTCCTCGTGACCGGGGCCGCGTCCGGGATCGGACGCGAGACTGCAATCTTGTTGGGTCTCCGGGGCTCGCGAGTTGTTGTCGTCGATCGCAGTCTCGAGAGCGTCTCCAAGGTCTCCGCCGACATCAACGCCTCCGGTGGGGAAGCTGTCGCGCTCGTCGCGGACATCTCGAACGAGGCGGATGTCGAACGCATGATCGCCGATGCGATGTCTGCTTTCGGAGGGCTCGACGGGGCCTTCAACAACGCGGGGATTTCCGCCGCGGGGGCCTACTCGTTCGGTACGGCCCTCGCCGATACGGACGTAGCCGACTTCCGTGAACTCGTCGACGTCAACCTGGTGGGCATGTTTCTCTGCCTCAAGCATGAGCTGCGGCACTTGCGAAGCGGGGCATCGATCGTGAACAACGCCTCGGCCGCCGGTTTGATCGGCGTCTCCCACGGCGCCGCGTATGTCGCGTCCAAGCACGGTGCGGTCGGACTGACAAAGGCTGCGGCACTGGAAGGCTCGAGCAAGGGTATTCGCGTGAATGCCACCTGCCCTGGATTCGTCGAAACGCCGATGCTTCTCGAGAACGCGACGGACGAAGGCAAGCAGGCGAGGCGGGCTATGACTCCGATGGGGCGTCTGGGGCAAGCGTCGGAGATTGCGGAACTGGTCGCATGGTTGCTCTCGCCTGCCTCCTCGTTCGTCACCGGAGCATGCATCCCGGTAGACGGAGGACTTACGGTCGGAGGCTCTCGCTGA
- a CDS encoding non-canonical purine NTP pyrophosphatase, whose protein sequence is MATHNTFVLATHNATKVAEYRFIAESMLPGWTPASYDGPEPDEDGLSFRDNALIKARVAAAHSGLPAVADDSGLCVDVLGGAPGVFSAYWAGHRKDHTANRNLLLDQLSGVAAPHRTARFTSALALVAPSGAEYVAMEHWSGRLALTPAGDDGFPYDSIFVPDGQTPGHERTVAEWDTEDRYRSSHRARAFKALVPALEALTNVQTCR, encoded by the coding sequence ATGGCCACACACAACACGTTCGTTCTCGCGACCCACAACGCAACCAAAGTCGCCGAGTACCGATTCATCGCAGAGTCGATGCTGCCGGGCTGGACGCCGGCCTCCTACGACGGTCCCGAGCCGGACGAGGACGGACTCAGTTTCCGCGACAACGCCCTCATCAAAGCACGCGTTGCCGCCGCACACTCCGGCCTTCCAGCTGTCGCCGACGATTCCGGATTGTGCGTGGACGTACTCGGAGGCGCGCCCGGCGTCTTCTCGGCCTACTGGGCGGGACACCGTAAGGACCACACCGCCAACCGTAATCTGCTACTCGACCAACTCTCAGGCGTCGCCGCACCGCACCGCACCGCACGATTTACTTCAGCGCTCGCGCTCGTCGCCCCCAGCGGTGCCGAATACGTTGCCATGGAACACTGGTCGGGCCGACTGGCCCTCACGCCGGCAGGTGACGACGGATTCCCGTACGACTCGATCTTCGTCCCGGACGGCCAAACGCCCGGTCACGAGCGCACCGTCGCCGAATGGGACACCGAGGACAGATATCGGAGTTCACACCGGGCACGCGCGTTCAAAGCACTCGTTCCGGCTCTCGAAGCGCTGACCAACGTCCAAACGTGCCGATGA
- a CDS encoding aminotransferase class III-fold pyridoxal phosphate-dependent enzyme, which yields MTETLPAASTSTGPALVTEVPGPKSRELHSRKTAAVPRGIGSALPIYIDHAEGPWLIDVDGNRFLDLGCGAGVNMVGHHQQSIIDAASAQLNRVTHTLFGITPYEGYVRLAERLSAKTPGAHAKKTMFVNSGAEAVENAVKVARAYTGRRAVASLDHGFHGRTNLTLAMNHRAVPYATGFGPFAPDVHRVPNSYPFRDGLTGQQAAARTIAYLEERVGSADLAALVVEPIQGEGGFIVPADGYLPALQEWANRNGVVLVADEIQCGLGRTGTWFASELFGLVPDVVLTAKQIAAGLPLAGVTGRAEIMDAAAPGGLGGTFGGNPVSIAAAHAVLDFLEDEEQFAAARRIGNTLTSGLRRIAETYPVIGDVRGHGAMIAFELTQAGTTRPLPGSAAAISEHAARRGVVLIIAGSDGNVIRFLPTLDVTDDLLQYALTVIEEALNGHE from the coding sequence ATGACCGAAACACTTCCAGCCGCATCCACCTCAACTGGACCTGCACTGGTCACCGAGGTTCCAGGGCCGAAGAGTCGCGAGCTCCACAGCCGCAAGACGGCGGCCGTGCCGCGCGGAATTGGCAGCGCGCTGCCAATCTACATCGATCACGCCGAAGGCCCGTGGCTCATCGACGTCGATGGCAACCGGTTTCTGGACTTGGGTTGCGGCGCAGGCGTCAACATGGTCGGCCACCACCAGCAGAGCATCATCGATGCGGCGTCTGCGCAACTGAACCGGGTCACCCACACGCTGTTCGGCATCACGCCCTACGAGGGTTACGTGCGCCTGGCCGAACGTCTGTCCGCGAAGACCCCCGGGGCGCACGCGAAGAAGACCATGTTCGTCAACTCCGGTGCCGAAGCGGTCGAGAACGCCGTGAAGGTCGCCCGGGCGTACACGGGTCGGCGCGCAGTTGCGTCCTTGGACCACGGGTTCCACGGCCGCACCAATCTAACTCTCGCGATGAACCACCGGGCGGTCCCGTACGCGACCGGTTTCGGGCCGTTCGCACCCGATGTCCACCGGGTACCGAACTCCTATCCGTTCCGGGACGGGCTCACGGGTCAGCAGGCTGCAGCACGGACGATCGCATACCTGGAAGAGCGCGTAGGCTCCGCCGACCTCGCCGCGCTCGTCGTCGAACCCATCCAGGGCGAGGGCGGATTCATCGTGCCCGCAGACGGATATCTACCGGCCCTGCAAGAATGGGCCAACCGAAACGGCGTCGTTCTCGTCGCCGACGAAATCCAGTGCGGGCTCGGACGGACCGGGACCTGGTTCGCCAGCGAACTGTTCGGCCTCGTACCGGACGTGGTGCTCACCGCCAAGCAGATCGCCGCCGGCCTACCCCTGGCCGGGGTCACCGGACGAGCGGAGATCATGGATGCCGCCGCACCCGGCGGCCTCGGCGGGACCTTCGGCGGCAACCCCGTCTCGATCGCCGCCGCGCACGCCGTTCTCGACTTTCTGGAAGACGAGGAACAGTTCGCCGCCGCACGCCGGATCGGCAACACCCTCACCAGTGGCCTACGGCGAATTGCCGAAACCTATCCCGTCATCGGCGATGTCCGGGGGCACGGTGCGATGATCGCCTTCGAGCTGACGCAGGCTGGAACGACTCGACCGTTGCCCGGGAGCGCCGCTGCGATCAGCGAGCACGCGGCCCGGCGGGGCGTGGTCCTGATCATCGCGGGCAGCGACGGCAACGTCATCAGGTTCCTGCCGACCCTCGACGTCACCGACGATCTCCTCCAGTACGCGCTCACAGTGATCGAGGAAGCACTGAACGGGCACGAATGA